ACCTCGTAATATTGCTATGATAATTAAGTGAGATAAAGTATGTTAAGCACCTAGCATGGGGTCCGGGACATAGTtagggctcaataaatgtaagcTTATAGTACTTCCTTATTCACCAGTCCCTCCACTGGGACTTCGATACGGCTCATAACCAGGTGGGAGAGGAAAGGGTGTTCCATTCTGGTCCTTTTTGTCTTTTGAACCCTGGTTCTCTGGTGTCCTCTTATCTGCTGGTTCGTGTCAGGCTGGTCACGTCCTTGTAGCTGAGCTGATACACTAATCGCAGGCAGTTCACGGCCTCTCTATCTACAATTTCTCAACCTTCAGTCTTGAAGGTACAGTGACTTGCTGGCTTTCCCACCCAAGCTTTGCCTCCTGAGTTCCTAATTGCATTTGCATAATCAGGCACACACTTGCCTTTCAAGAGAGACATTTCTCTTGCAAGGCAGATAGAAATACACGGGGCCTAAGCATCACATCTGTGAGGAGCTTCTCCAACCCCACCCCCGAATCTGGTGTAGTTGCTTTAGGAAGGTCTTATAGACCCATGAATCCCAAATCTGGCTGGTCATTAGATTCACCTGGGATGCTTTCGAAAAATACGGCTTCCAGGATCCCACTTCTGGTCCTTTTGAATTGGAATTTTCATGGCTAAGAACCATTGTCATAAGAACACCTGGAGTTAGGCACATACAAAGAATAACTTCTGAAATGAGCATTACCTGGTAAACGGATGGCTGTTACCTCAAATGGGTGCTCCCTTTCACCTGGGATAGAGCCAAAGCACACATGAGTTTCCCACGTCATGCTCCTTCGGGAAGGTAACACAAGCTGGCTTTAGACCCTACGTCTAATATCTCTTGAGGATTCTGAGAGCCTTCATCTCTTGCAAGTGCAGTCACTAATGACTGATTTTATTAGGAAAGAGTGTCTTCCAGCACTCCCTATAAAACTTCTTCAGCACTGCCCTTGCCTATGGCCAGTGCTCTGAGCTAGAAGTGTAAAGACAAGTCTTCCACATGCACTTCATTTGCTTACATGGCCTACGATTCCCTAAGAAGAAGCCCACAATTTATATCCCAGCCAAAGAGAAAGATGAGCGGGCCAGCTCCGCCtttgggaagaagaggaggaagaagaaagaggcatATTTTAGTTACATGGGGAAAATCCTAAAGCAAGTGAGTTGGGACTCTCTTTATGCAAACTGAGGATGGCCAAGACAGGTATCATGTTAGTGGCCCTGGGTGTGACCTTGACTTCAACTTCTGGTGCAGGAGTCCTTCCTCACACGTTGAGCTCCTGAAAAGTTGCTGCTATAAACTGGATCTGTGAATGGCTGCTATCTTCTCCTACTTGCCTTTCTTTCTGTTGGCAGCAACTCTGAACACCTGAGCCCTTGGTGTCTCCCTTTCTTGTATCTGTTGATAGCTAATCTGTAAAGTGATTCTTAAATGCCCTCCCCTTTTCCTGCAGAGAGGGGATTCACCACCTCGTCTGTTCTGTCGCTTTGAAGAGTTGCAACTAGCAGGTTTTCATTAAATGGTCATCTGTATTACACTTAGAAATTTCTTTAAGTAGGTAGGCACTCATTCCTTTTTTCCTGTCCACCCAACACCTCACCCCATGGCATACAAattgtagaaaacaaaatcaagaaaGTCTTCCCCTTCAAGAGAAGCTATGGGGAAGACAGGAAGGAGAGTCTCTGGAAGATGTGTTAAGGCTTGATTTGGgatattacttcttttttttttaatttttattttatattggagtatagttgatttacaatgttgtgttagtatcaggtgtacagcaaagtgattcagttatacatatacatgtatctattcttcttcagttatacatatacatgtatctattctttttcatagtgttgagtagagttccctgtgctctacagcaggtccgtgttgattatctattttatatacaatagtgtgcatatgttaatggGATTTTACTTCTTCATGCCCATGAAGCAAGGCTGAGTGCTCGTGTCTGTAATTGTACCGAAGCCCCCTGTATTCCAGTAGTATCATTTGGAATCTGTTGTTTATCCTGGGAGAAGAAGGGAAAATGGGATTAAGGAATGacaggagaaggagagaaggtgTGTGATTCAGAACGGGGCTCTCAACCACAGCGCTGTTGACAGTGGGGTCTGGGTAATTCTTTGCGcgggaggctgtcctgtgcattgtgggatgttGACCAGCATCCCCggcctctacccactaaatgccagtagcaccctcccTCCCAGTGTGACGACCAAAAATTTCCACAAATAATGCCCAATGTCCCCTggagggcaaaatcaccccccAGTTGCGAGCTCCTGCAGGAGATCCTGCATTTGGCTGGAAAGGCCTTCGGTGGGAGTACTTGGACTAAGAAGTCTTCTGAGCATTAGTTTTTCCTTGGCCTGTCATTAACTTTGTGGGTCTAGCAGGCTGCCCTGCTTCTTCAAGCCTCCAAAGGGTCAGGTCCGTGACCTTGGGTCAGCCTTTCAGGGCGCTGCGAGGATAAAACCAGATGTCGGTAGGATAAACGTATTGAGTGCCTAAGTGCCAGCCAGGCCTGCTGCGGGAGCTCAGATGAAAACGATGAGGGCTCTGCTGTAGAGGGGCTCACAgtgctgctgtgtgtgtgtgtgtgtgtgtgtgtgtgtgtgtgtgtgtgtgtgtgtgtgtgtgtgtgttggggggcgcACTGAGGAAATACCTGTAAATTATGAAAACCACGAGGAATGTTTAGAATCCCACCTCAAACCTTTCCTttcaagaaactgaggcccagtgtgAGTCTATGACTTGCTAACATGATGTCTCGTGTCTAGTTAGGATTAGAGCCCAGGAGGGGTGATTCTCAGGGCAGCGTTCTTTGGACTGTTTCTGCTGCCTCTCTAACTTCAGACAAGGACACTAATGACATAGGCAGCGTGTGACACAGGCTCTGAGAACAAAAAGTGCTCTGGTCCTCAGTGGGGGGATTGTGTGGAATGCAGAAAAGGCAGAGGTGGCACTTGGGGAAGACCCTTAAAGGATGGATGGGATTTGAAAGGTGGAGCTGGGTGCAGGCATGGGAGGTAGAGGTGACAGATCCACAGTGGCATGGGGACCAGAAAACATAGGGACACACCTGAGGAAGAGCAAGTATTCCCAGCTTGGCTGGAGATCCTGTTGGCACAAGGAAGTAAGGTGGGAAATTAGAAAGTGTTAAATGCTCACTAGTATGAATATAGAGTGTGAAAGTATACTGGAAGCTAAAACTATATTTTCCATCTTCAGAAGGTGCCAGATGTTAACTGCTTCTATTAGGAAAAACCAAGGCGCAAAAGTTGAAGTAACCAGAGTTAGTTTGTATTATCCAAAGGTTATCTTTCTCACATAGCTACAAATTCCCTTCCCTCCCTATTCCTCAGAGAGAGCTGATAGGTACAATGGCCTGGTTTCCTTCATCACATCCCTACCGTTGTCCCTTTGGGTGGGTCGTATGTTTCCACGGACGCATGAATCCACAGAAGCCATGGGTACTCGGGTGCTGGGTTGGACCATACGTTCCTGACTATGGGAGCCTTCACTTCTCTGTCTCACCCTTATGCTGTCTCTGTCCCAGACCCACCCAGACTTCAGTGGGTGCTCCTGGATCTTGGATGCACTGGGAGCTCTGGAGGATTGGTGGCTGGAACGGGTTAGCCTGGAGGCGGTTAGACTGTCCCTCTACAACCACAGAAGAACTGTCACCAGCAGAGAGATCCTTGAGGCAGTCAAGCAGAGATGCTCTCGGGAGAGCTTGGGAATAAATGAAGTGAATCTGGATGGCCCTGTTGTTGAAATGATTACACTTGTCAAACAAAATTGGATCCGTTGGAGGACTGAGTTGGAAGGTGAAGTATCTGAGAAGAACCCGCTGCAGTGGTGGTCTCAGTGTGACACACCTGGTCTCTGGGTCTTGCATTTTTAGCCTCTGACTTAATTTgtgaaaatagataaataaataaaggaaaggcACTTTCTCTTGTGTGTGATGCTTGCTtatggtttttaacattttttctgaaGCATGCATCTGCCCTGTTTTGAGCTTACCTATTGTATTTTTGGACACAATTCAACATGTTACACTGTGGACTTACCATCGCTCCCCCCACTCCAGCCCCAGGGTAGGGGCTGCTGCACTGATATGaactgaggattttttttcttaatttaagcaCCCCTACCTTGActtatggaaactaaaaaataaagggaaaaggggTCTGTTTCCTCTTTGAGTATAAGACCCATGACGTTGTTTATCTATATAGCACCTAGCATAATAACATGTATGTAATAAGTGTCAGTCAAATGTAAAAGCTGGTCCCAACAATGGAAAAACAAACCAATTATAATAGtagaataaaaatacaatgatTTAGGAGCAGAAAGAATAAATGGGCTGATATATTTTAGACATTGTGGTCTGGGAAAACCTGGGTAGGTGAcatgaaggaaaagaaggggGGAAGGATTCTGggctgagggaacagcatgagcaaaggtcctgaggccagCAGGAAAGCTTTTAGCTTGTTAGAGAAACTAAATGAAAGTCAGGGCAGCTGGGTTCtagcaagcaagaaagaagtaCATTAGGAGATGAGGTTGGAGAAAAAGCCTGGGGCCGAGTCATGCAGGGTTGGTTTGTTATTCCAAGGACAATGTGAAGCTGCTGAAGGATTTTAACTAGGGAATTGACATCTTGtttaggtttttgttgtttttagttgAGGTTTATCCCACAGTAAGGTGTATAAATCTTAAGCATACCTcaaagttttacatatatatgtttatgtatactCAGAATAAGATACAGCACATTTCCTTCACTGTTGCGGCCGTGTCAAGAATAGATTCAAGAGAATGTGGAAATGGGAAGATTTGTTTGAAATGTTTTGCATGAGTTTAGTGGAGGGATGATGGTGGGCTGCTTGATGGTGGGTAGcaatgaaaagaagtgaggagatttgaaatagaatttgcgatcaaatcaacagaatttgcTAATGGAATGAATATGAGAAGTGAAGGAAAAAGTGATGGTTCCTAAGTTTAGGGCTTGAGCAGTGTGGTGGACAGTGGGGCTGGTTATAGAAATGGACAAGACTCTAGGAAAGAGGACAGGTGTTTTGGGAGAGGTGTAAATTGAGATTTGCATTCCGGACAGGTTAAGTCTTAAATACCTGTGAAACATGCAGATGGAGATGTCAAACAGGTAGGAAGGACCAAAGATACAAATTTGGGAATCAGCATAAAATAGCAACATATACATCAGCAGGAATGGGTGTGATTACCTAGGAAGAtgggataaaaaggaaaagagaagacagTTTGGACCAAGACCAAAGAAATTCTAATATTTAGATTCAGGTAGTGGAGAACAGACAAAGGAAACAAAGGGCGGGAAATGTGAGAAATCAGGAGAGGGTAGTGTCGTGGAagccaggagaggagaaaggggtCCAGTCCACTGTGCACAATCCTGGGGAGAGTGTTAAAAGGAGATGCTTGTGTCTGTTGCACTTGGTGACAAGGGGATCATGGTGACATTGAGAAATCTGCCCACTGGAGCAGGGTGGGTATCAGCCAGATTTGAGCAGGTTGAAGAGTGAATGGGAGCTAGTCAGTGGAGACAGCTTTTCTGATGGTGTTGAGACAAAGGGAGAAATTTAGCGCTGAAAGGGAACAGAGACTTGGGCTGTTAGTTGGAGAGTCACTGGGTACAGAGAGTTTGAAGATGATAGGTACTAGAACGCCATTGTTTGCTGATGGGAATTCTCCAGCGTAGAGGGAGATTCAGAAGAACGTAGAAAAAGGCAAAGGACCAAGGACCTTGAGAGGGTGATGGTGGGGATGGGATTCAgagtagaaatgaaagaggagaagatgTGTACAAATATGGGAAGTTTAGAGATTTGGTatgaaaaaatgaggaaatcagtactttttttttttttgagtgaaacAAGTGAAAGTGGAGGAGGGACATGGGAAGTTTGCAGATAAGATATGAAGTTGTTGTCTAAGGGACTAAGAGTGTGAAGCTGGGACATATGTGGACAGATGGCTCCCCAGGACTGAGCACCTGCTTAAGGTCTGTGGTCATGAATTGAAAGCAAAGCCAgtcttgctgtgtgactttctcCATGGCATGTATCTGCTCCAGTGCCTGGCTGCAGAATGCAGAGTGTGGGTTCTGTGGCGTGAactaggaaggagagaggagcaaGGGAGCTACCGCATGATGGACCGTTGAATCCAGGCCAGCCAGGATGTGGCGGGAAGGAGTGGGAAGAGAGGGGCAAAACCTCATGGGATTCACAGAAGGCACGGAAGATGTCAGGCCTGTaaactgaatctcagagaagGAATTTTCTCTCTCCAGCACCGTTCAGTGTTAGCTAACCCATGAGGGCTCTTGCATAAGAAGCAGGGGTGACACCCAGTGACCACTCCTTGAAGTGCACCTTCTCGGTTTTATGTTGTCAGCAGACCCCAAAGCCAGCTTGTATGAAGTGATCAGGGGGCGTTCTGCTCCACTTGGGAGGCACTCAAGCCCTCCCCGATTCTCTCCATAGTTGGACCACTGGCCCTGTGCTCTCGAAGGGGGTAGAGATGCTGCTACCCAGGTGGGTAACTAGACATGGACAGTCGAGGCATTGAAGGCAACCTGGCGGCTGTAAGCCCAGACATGGGCTTCCCTGCTAGGTCTCTGCCGTCCTGGGGATCCAGAACAAGCATCTTAGGATGGCTTTGGGAATGTATAGACCCTTAGGGTTTAGACAAATGCCAGGTAGTGACGCAAACCTCTTCCAGCCCACGGTTGTCCTGGGGAATTGTCAACCCAGCTGACTCAAGAGCTGAGAGTGTCCTAATGTCTCCAACTCCCCCGCGATTCTCCTTCCCCAAGCGCTGGGGTCTGACTTAGTCTAGAGGGAAACACAGTTTCTCCCCAAATCCTGTCACCCATCACAGGTACCAGGCTTGACTTCTGGGCTAAGGATTTGGTTGCACCTCAGTTAGAAGCTGTTCTGTACTCCTGGcaaaaacacttaaaattgtCAAAACACTTTTTTTGGAAAGACGTCTAAAGACAGATTTCACAGCCTTCCTCTCTTGCTCTAGTATTTTATTACCCCtcttcatcatttttctttttaattttttttaaaaattaatttaatttatttatttatttatggctgtgttgggtcttcgtttctgtgtgagggctttctctagtttcagcaagtgggggccactcttcatcgcggtgcgtgggcctctcattatcgcagtctctcttgttgcggagcacaggctccagacgcgcaggctcagtaattgtggctcacgggcccagttgctccgcggcatgtgggatcttcccagaccagggctcgaacccgtgtcccttgcattggcaggcagattctcaaccactacgccaccagggaagccccatcatttttaaaactaattttctaTTGAGCTAACATTGctttataacattgtgtaagtttcacgtgtacaacatTATATGTTTACTTCTGTATACACTGCAGTGTCTCACCGTCCATCACCGTACAGTtgatcatctttatccatttcatcctccccccacccctgcctcttcccctctgataaccactactctgttctctgtatttatgtgtttgttttgtctggttggtttattttatcttttgtttatgtttttgtattccacatatgagtgaaatcatacgatatttgtttctctctgtctgacttacttcccttaacataataccctccaggtccatccatgttgttgcaaacggcaagatttcatctttttttatggctgagtaatattccattgtatatatattccacatcttccttatccattcatccactgatggacacttaggtggttctcatatcttggctattgtaaataatgctgcaatgaacataggggtgcttGTATCTTGTCAAATTAGTTTTTGTATTCACAGGAAATACAAAGAGGACCAAGATAGCACACCTAACTCCCTGTGCAATGACCTAAGTTATCGATACTTTTATTATTCTGTCTAATTACCTTTCACTAAGACCTGCTGTTTATCTTTCACTTTAAGAGGTTAGCCAATCCGGTTTTAAGTCCAGGCACAAGGGGGTGAAATGAGGATGTGTCGCTGAGGCGTGAACCCTGGAGTGGGGCAGGTTGAAGAAGATGGTTTCGAAGGTGGTCAAGAAATGGAAATGGAGGAAGACTGTCTGACTCGCCTCTAACCCTCTTCCCCATCTCTTATCTCACAGTCGCCAGCTTGATCTTGACTTTGAACCTAGGGGCCGCCTGGTGTAGTGGCAAGAGTCTGCACTGAACTTGCAGTCAGGTAGCCACTTGCCCACATCTGTTTCCACATCCGTAAAATAGTGATGGTAACGCCCCCTGCACACAGTTGTGGTAAAAGTCAAGTAACGTACATGAAAGTGTTTCTTATACTGACACAGTATAATTTCCCTtgctccaccccccccccccgagacctcccaccccgcccccgctccATTGCCCACGTGCACATGCCCTAATGTCCCCTGGGGGAAATCTGTATTAATGGTCTCTATGTCCACTGGTCCAGTTGCTTTGATGTAGAGGAAATGCAAATCTGGCCTTTGTTCCCAGTGGGGAGcccggcccagccctgccctcctcccgcCTTCTCCCTTCTCGCTGCTTTCTGGTCCTGTTCCCTCGCTGCTGCCAGACCCAGCCCTTCTGAGGGTTTGCTGGCTTTTGCTTCTGCAAGGCAGACTGGCTTCACTGTGATGTCTGTCCACGCCCATAGCTCAGAGGAGGACTGACGTGCGTGTACACAAACCCCTCCCTGCTGGCCTCTGTCTCCTTGGAAAGCTGTTCACTAGCCCGTAAAAGGGCCCGAACACTTCAAACAAGTATGAACTCGGAATCAAATCAGGGATTTAAAACTGCGACTCAAATTCAGATcaaccttcctttctttccagtgcttgctgccttcccctctctgggtgcTTCCCACGGGCTTAACCCTCCTGCCTTAAACCTCCCCCTGGCGGCCACACCCCAGGGGGCTTCCGAGTGCTGGGAATGGGTCTAGAGTTCCTCTCCCCGCTGTAGAATGACAGTGACAATAGTTAAGCTTTATGTTCATTCCTTCCACAAgggtttattgagcacttactaaatgccaggcattgttctaggaaCTGGATGTCAGCAGAGTAAAGTATAAGACAGTCAAGTCCCTGCTCTCGTGGAACTTACATTCTGAAAGGggagaaacaataaacaaatatttagtgcACTGTCCGGTAGCAAAAGTGCCATTCAAAAAACCACATCAGGCCAGGGGAGTGTGGACAATGGGAGATGCTCCTTCAGATGGGGtgatcagggaagacttctcgGTAGAGGTGACTCTTGAGCAGCCATCTGaccaaagggagggagggagccgtgGGAACAACAGCAGCAAGGAGTCCAGGAATATAGGGAATTTTAAAGAAGTGGATCCACCTATTTAACCAGCACGTAGATCAAGAGACGGAAATGAAGCGTGGATCCTGCCCTCCTGATGGCAACCTGTGCCCTGACTTTTGAGCAAAGCCCAACCAGGATGCAGGGTGAGCTGGGCATGTTTGAGGAATGTCAAAGAGGCCCCATTTTTTGGTATGTCATACTGTGATGAACACTTCTAAAAAAAACTGTGATACAATATACACGACATAAActtgaccactttaatcatttttaagtatatgGTCACGGCATTAAGCATATTCTCACTGTTGGGCAACCATTAGCACTACTCCTCCCCAGCatgttttcatcttcccaaacggaaactctgtacccattaaacaacaactccccattcctttctccctccagcccctggtaaccaccattccactttctctgtgatgaacattttaaatgcatcatctcatttaatcctcaaaacaactggAGGCCATAGGTTTTGCTGTCATGCCCATTCTCCAGATGGGGACACTTGGAGGAAactgtccaagatcacacagcttccAAGCAGAGGAGGCAGACCTAAGACCGCAGTTTCCCTGGCTCAGCTCCTGCTCTCAACCACCTACCTGGTGGGGGTGAAGGATGCCGTTCTGCTGTCCCTCTGATGGCCCGGAGGTGGGTCGGGAGGATTTAGTGAGGGTTACAGGCCATGTGAGATGCTTTTCTTGCTGAGGCAGCAGGGGGTTTTGGTCCTGCCTGTCTGGAAGGAAGGGGCTGCTGCCCAGAGCTatgggttgggggctggggggaaagGTAGGTGATCGACATCTGTCTACCACACTCCCCCACCTCGGTCTTCGGAGCTGCCTTTCAGGGAATGCTCAGCTGCCCTGAGTGGATGAGCACGAGCATCTTAGGTGCTTGGCATCCAGCCTGCCAAGCAGCACTATCCCCATCTATTATTACTAGGACATAGCACAGCATTAGGTGCTGCAAAAGGAATCACCCAGGAGGATCAAATGACACAGATACAACTCTGCAGCTGGcatcagaagaaaaagacaaaacaaagtgAAAGGATATCACAATGGGACAGGCTCACTTCCAGGACCAGAGGAAGTGTATTTTTGAGGATGGGGTGCACACAGAGTTGGGATAGAGTGGCTCTAGCTATTGTAGCTGTTGCTGGGGCCATGGCAACCTGCTGTGTTCTGATACCCAGGTCACTGGAAGAGCTGGCAGTTTCCTGGTTTGAGTGGTCTGGGCTTTGATGCCAGGGAGTCCTGAGTTCCACTCCTGCTCTACCACTTACAAGCTGAAAGAGCTTGGGGAAGTGGCCTTACCCCTCCGAGTCTATTTCCTTCCTTGCAAACATAATCATACCATCTATTCAGGGTTGGtgggaagatcaaatgagataaggCATGTAGGATGCCTAatcagtgtctggtacatagttggcgctcaataaatgttcactcCTTGCCTGGGTGGAGCACAGGCTTGCACCCACCGGCCAGGAACCAAGCCTCACCACGGTCAGCACCACTGCCCACCTGCTGGCTTCTCCTTGCTACCCATCGAGTTCAGTCCTTGATTTGGGAACTCTTGCTACACCATTTGATGTTCAGATTAAGTGGGGAGAGGCCGTATTGAGGAGTATTGGAATTGGGGTCAGCAGCCCGGCAACCCTCCCTCTTATCTTTTGTTGGGGGCACCTCCCTCGCATGCAGAGATATTGCAAGGCAGGATACTGCCTGTGCCTCGTCTCCTACAGCGCAAGCCGACAGGGCGAGGTCCTACCCAGGACTTTGAATCCGGAATGAAGGTAAAGCTGAAGGGAGGGTCACAATCATTTCAGGGCAGTGGCACCCAGCCCTTGGAGCCCCTGTGGTGCCTGCCCATGTCCTAATCCAGGTCTTCAGTCTCCCGCTGATTCTGTGAACACCCCAGATGTTTTCAACAAGATCCCTTTCCACATGGGACAAGCAACCAATTTCTATTGCTTGCAAGTAAAAACACTGAGTACTCACAAGGTCTTTTCAGATCAATCTGGGGGAACTTCAGGGGGCATTGGGATGGCAGGAGTTGCTAGAATGATGGGATACAGCTGACTAGGAAAGGCACTGGCTCAACCTTAGTGCCACCCTGTCTTCCCTACAGCTGGGTAGTGGGTGGTTAATTGGGGCATTTGCACCATCAGTTCCAGGCAGCAgctgagattatttttttttccatttggttgTTTCTGTTTGTGTTGGTAAGTCTTTTCCACTTACAACCCCCGTGCCAAGGTTAAGGCTTTCTTTTATATCTCTCCCACAGAGTCACAAGTGTCTAAACCATCCTAGACAAAAATAGCACTCCATTCTTCTCATAGTATCCCCAAGACATGGAGACATTGTCCCCAGTCACCCATTCTGATGTTTGCTGCTTTGCCGTCAGCCCATTTTCCTTACACGGATTGTAACTTCTCCATGAAAGCCCTTTGGAGGGTAATAAAATCATTGCTCAGCCTTCTCATCCCTGAGTGCCAATGGTGTGTAACCTCAGCTCCCACAGGGCCAGGGCCTTAAAAGAACGCGAAGTGTGAGGGTATGTGCATACGGTGTATGTTGCACCCAGCAGGAAAGGGGGTAGGCCAGGAGAACAGGCCTGGAAATTCAGCCACCCTTCTCTTACTGACTGTTGCACCCAATGGAATATGGGCTGCATTTTGAGAGAGCTTATGCATTTTCTAGAGAAGCTAGAAATCTAGAGGTATAAGTAAaattcctgattttttaaaatgttggcaactaatttgagtttttaaaaactgtaagcCAAAGCAATACCTCTGTGGGCTGGATGTGGCCTAGGGGCTACAAGATTGCAGAGCCTGCATTAAGTGCCCGGGACCTGGTCTGCATCCTTCGGTACTTATGACCAGTACTGACCTGAGACTGGTTAACTGGGCCCCAGGCTTTAGTGGGTCCTGCCCTGGTCCTGTCTCTT
This Balaenoptera acutorostrata chromosome 20, mBalAcu1.1, whole genome shotgun sequence DNA region includes the following protein-coding sequences:
- the LOC103013118 gene encoding histone H2A.N — translated: MHFICLHGLRFPKKKPTIYIPAKEKDERASSAFGKKRRKKKEAYFSYMGKILKQTHPDFSGCSWILDALGALEDWWLERVSLEAVRLSLYNHRRTVTSREILEAVKQRCSRESLGINEVNLDGPVVEMITLVKQNWIRWRTELEGEVSEKNPLQWWSQCDTPGLWVLHF